A part of Candidatus Brocadia sp. genomic DNA contains:
- a CDS encoding class I SAM-dependent rRNA methyltransferase: MELPVISLKARRNSLHPWIFTRMIRHPQKRPQPGTLVEVISKEGTFIGRGIYNYKSNIGIRLLTENISEQLDHEFFFKKLEQARTLREEILGIQKASDSYRLVHGEADGLSGLIIDKFANVFVVEPYSAGYLGIVEWIVSSLQSLYPGTRVVVRPDERIAAKEGVDFSKAAKAYPGPDSVEIKENFLTIKVNLKTGHKTGFFLDQRENRLTLSQYCHGKEVLDCFCYTGGFAVSAMLAGAKSATAIDLDEKALETAQENARLNSVKVTFLHVNVFDHLRMMISKGMQADVVILDPAKLAGCTEEIRRAHRTYGDINRLGIQVVRPGGILLTCSCSGLVSERDFLSILTRSAAEAGVVLQIFKITGASSDHPFSTIFPEGRYLKAVFARVFPIHKSVGTRCIVSLH, from the coding sequence ATGGAACTACCGGTAATCTCATTAAAGGCCAGGAGAAACTCACTCCATCCATGGATCTTCACCAGGATGATCCGTCATCCTCAAAAACGCCCGCAGCCGGGTACCTTAGTAGAAGTAATTTCCAAGGAAGGGACCTTTATTGGCAGGGGTATCTACAATTACAAAAGTAATATTGGTATTCGCCTGTTAACCGAGAATATATCCGAACAGTTAGACCACGAATTTTTCTTCAAAAAACTGGAACAGGCCAGGACACTTCGTGAGGAAATTCTTGGAATTCAGAAGGCTTCTGACAGCTACCGATTAGTCCATGGGGAAGCCGATGGCCTGTCAGGACTGATTATTGACAAGTTTGCCAACGTCTTTGTCGTGGAACCATATTCCGCCGGATACCTTGGAATCGTGGAATGGATCGTATCGTCTTTACAGTCCCTTTACCCGGGCACCCGGGTTGTTGTACGCCCCGATGAACGAATTGCAGCTAAGGAAGGAGTAGATTTTTCAAAGGCAGCTAAGGCTTATCCCGGTCCTGATTCTGTCGAAATAAAAGAAAATTTTCTGACGATAAAGGTAAATCTCAAAACAGGACACAAGACTGGTTTTTTTCTCGATCAACGTGAGAATCGCTTAACATTGTCACAGTATTGCCACGGGAAGGAAGTACTTGATTGTTTTTGTTATACCGGTGGATTTGCCGTTTCTGCAATGCTGGCAGGAGCAAAGTCGGCTACGGCAATAGACCTGGATGAAAAAGCACTGGAAACGGCACAAGAAAATGCACGGCTGAACTCTGTAAAAGTGACGTTTCTACATGTCAACGTGTTTGATCATCTGCGCATGATGATCAGCAAGGGTATGCAGGCCGACGTCGTGATCCTCGACCCGGCCAAACTTGCTGGATGTACTGAAGAGATCAGACGTGCACATCGGACCTATGGAGACATCAATAGACTTGGTATACAGGTTGTCAGGCCGGGCGGCATTTTGCTAACCTGTTCTTGTTCGGGTCTCGTATCAGAAAGGGACTTTCTTTCTATCCTGACTCGTTCTGCGGCGGAAGCTGGAGTTGTGTTGCAAATCTTTAAGATCACGGGGGCGTCATCAGACCACCCCTTTTCTACCATCTTTCCCGAAGGGCGATACCTTAAGGCCGTCTTTGCAAGGGTGTTCCCCATACATAAGTCCGTAGGGACACGATGCATCGTGTCCCTACATTGA